CCGAGGAGATCACCCACAGCTATCCCCACTGCTGGCGCTGCAAGAAACCGGTGATCTTTCGGGCCACCGAACAGTGGTTTATCTCCATGGAAGCAAAAGGCTTGAGGGAAAAGGCCCTACGGGCCATCGAGGAGGTACGCTGGATTCCTCGCTGGGGACGCGAACGAATCCGGGGGATGGTGGAAAAACGACCGGACTGGTGTCTTTCCCGACAGAGGGCCTGGGGGGTTCCCCTCACCGTCTTTACCTGCACCTCCTGCGGGGAAATCCTGCGCGAGGAAAAATACTACGCCAAAGTCCTTTCCCTTTTCGAAAAGGAGGGCACGGATCCCTGGTTCGAAAGGTCGGCGGCGGAACTCCTTCCCGAAGGGACCCGGTGTCCGGCCTGCGGGGGGACGGATTTTCGCAAAGAGGAAGACATCCTGGACGTCTGGTTCGACTCCGGGGTCTCCTTTGCCGCGGTCCTCGAAAGACGCCCGGAGCTTTCCTTCCCCGCAGACCTCTATCTCGAAGGCTCGGACCAGCACCGGGGCTGGTTCCAGAGTTCGCTCCTCTGTGCGGTGGGCACTCGAGGAAAGGCCCCCTACAAGGCGGTTCTCACCCACGGTTTCGTGGTGGACGGCCAGGGACGCAAGATGTCCAAGAGCTTGGGCAACGTCATCCACCCCCAGGACATTATCGAGCGCTACGGGGCGGAGATCTTGCGCCTCTGGGTGGCCTCCGAAGACTATCGGGAAGACATCCGCCTTTCCGAGGAAATCCTCCGGCGCCTGGTGGAGGCCTATCGCAAGATCCGCAACACCGGTCGCTACCTTTTAGGGGTCCTCTACGACTTCGACCCCGAAAGACACCTCCTTTCCTGGGAGGAGCTTCCGGAATTCGAACGCTACCTACTTTTCCGCCTGGGAGAGGTCATCCGTCGCGTACGCCGGGCCTATGAGGAATACGAATTCCATATCGCGGTCCAGGAGATCCACCGCTTCTGTGTGGTAGAACTTTCGGCGCTTTCCATCGACATCAATCGGGACCGACTTTACTGCGAACATCCGGACTCCCCCCGGCGACGGGCGGCCCAGACCGCCCTCTACCATGCGCTTGAGGCCCTGGTGCGGCTCGCGGCCCCCATCCTTTCCTTTACCGCCGAAGACCTCTATCAACACTTTCCTTTTCCTCGAAAGACGGAAAGCGTACACCTCCTTTCCTTTCCTGAGGTAACCTGGCCGGATCCCGGCCCGGAATTTGCACAGCGCTGGGAAAAATTGCTCTCCCTTCGGGGAGAGATCACCCGGGCCCTGGAAATAGCCCGCAAGGACAAGGACCTCATCGGAAATTCTCTAGAGGCCCAGGTCCTGGCCCGGGTACCCGGAGATCTGCAGGAATTTTTTACCGACCCCTCCTGGTGGGCCTACTTCACCATCGTTTCGGACTTTCGCCTAGCAGACCAACTTCCGGACCCTGAAGAGGGAGAAGTCCTTTACCGGAGCGAGGAGTTTCCGGGCTTGGAGATCCTGGTGTGCCGGGCCCCAGGGGCCAAGTGCGAAAGATGCTGGCAGTGGCGGGAGGAAGTCGGTCGGCAGGAGATCCCCGGGCTCTGTGGCCGCTGCGCGGAGGTGGTCCGGAGACTCCGGGAGGAGGGAAGACTTAAGGAGGAGGCGTGATTCCTCTCCTGGCCTTTGCGGTCGCGGCCTTGGATCTCTTGACCAAATATCTCCTGGACCGGGGGCTTCCCCCGGAGGGACTTCCCTTGATCCCGGGATTTCTTTCTCTGGTCAAGGTGCGCAACCAGGGGATCGCCTTTGGGCTCTTTCGTGAGGCCTCTTTGGGGCTCTTTTGGACCCTGGCGGGACTGGCCGTGGCCGGGCTTATCCTCTGGCTGGGCCGAACCGAAAAAGATAGAGGAAAGAGGGTGGCCCTGGGGCTGATAGCCGGGGGGGCCTTGGGGAACGGAATTGATCGGCTGTGGCACGGGGCGGTCTTTGATTTCGTGGATCTTCATCTGGGCCCCTATCACTGGCCGGCCTTTAACCTGGCCGATGCGGCCATCGTCCTGGGACTTCTTCTCTACCTTTTGAGGTGGAAGGCTTGAGGGTTCATCTGCGACTTTACTGGCATCCCCATCTCCTCCGATATCTCTTTCCCGGACGAGAACTCGACTTTCGGACCCTGGCCGAACGTTATCTCCTGCGGGCCCTTCCTCGAGCCGGAGAAGGTTTCCTCTTTGACCCCACCCGTCTTTCAGACCTCGAAAAGGGCCTTTCTGAGCTCCGCAAACTCTTTGAGAGTTCTCTGGGAGAGGCCCCCCTTCCTTTCACCCTGGCCCCAGAGGGCTCCCCAGGACCCTGGCTGCGTCCGGGACTTCTCTATCTTCCCCGGGAAATGGAGCCTGCCCTACGGGAGGCCCGTGGGGGGCTGGATTCCCTGATCAAGGCCACCAGGGCCGGTCGCCTTCTGGAGGTCACCCTTCCGGCAGCTACCCGTCCGCAGACCCTGCTTGAGGTGAGAGATCTTTTCTGGGTGGGGGAGAGCAGGCCCTGCTTTTATTGCGGTCTCCCCTGGCACGCATCCGCCCGCTGTCCGGCCCTGAAGGAAACGGTCCCCGGAGGTGGTCTCCGAGGATATCTCTCCGCCCCGCTTCACGAACTGGCTAAAACCCTCAACCAGAAGATCCTTTCCCGAGAGCTCTCCGCCCCGGAACTTCAGGGACTCTACGGCCGCTTTTTCTACTTCTTGCCGCTTTTTCTGCGCCCGGTCTTTCACAAGAATTTCCATCAATTTTCCCAGCTCACCCCAGGCCAGGAAGTCCCCGGAAGGGGAGGGCCGGTCCAGATCGCCCTGGAACTTTTAGCGCACCAGGAAATCGATGAGGCCGAAAGACGATTGCTCGCCGCGGAAGGAGCCGGCCCGGAGGTCCTCTTGGCCCTGGTCCAGGTGGCCCTTCTTAAAGGAGAGTACGACCGGGCCCTTTACCATTTTGAAGAGCTGGACCTGGAGGAGGCTTCTCCCCTCCTTCGGGCCACGGCCCTCCTCTGGCGGGCCCGGCTCTCTGAAACACAAGGGGACTACGCCTCGGCCGAACGCCTCTACGGAGAGGCCCAGAGGGCGGATCCCTCCTTTTTTCCGGCGGCCTTTCACCGCCTCCGAGTCTCCTTCTTTTACGGCACCCCAGAGACCCGCACCCTGGAACGTCTAAAGCCCCTTCTGGCCCAGCCCTTGATCTTCCTTTACGCCTTTCTGGAACCCACGGCCATCCTCTGGGAGAAGGCCCTGGAAAAAACCCTCTTGCAACTCCTCGAAGACAAGCAGGCCGAGGCCTTGGCCCGTCTGCGGGAGGCCGAAGATCACCTACACGCCTTAAAAACCATCCTTTCTGAGGAGGAAAGAAACTCTCTGGAGGAAACTTTAAGAACCCTCCGGGAGACCATCTACAGCGGAGTCTATGCGGAACTGGAAAGGACCGCCCTCAAGGCCGCGGAGTTGGCCCTGGAACTTCAGGGCTACGCCTACCGCAAGATTCGAGAACTGAAAGACCGCCTTTCCGAATTTTACCATCGTTACTGGCACCTCAAGCGCTACTGGAGCCGTTATCCCTACCGGACCGAGGCCCCAGGCTTTGGAAAAAAACTCCGGGAGGTAGGCGAACGGCTCACCCGGATCGAACACCGTCTGGACCGCGACCCGGCCAAAGAATTCAAACCCCTCCTGGAAGAGACGGCCCAGGTGGCGGCCGACCTGGAGGCCCTGGAGAAGGAAAAGGAGCGGCTGGAGGCCTTCTGGCTCTTCCGAAGACAGCTAGCCTTCTTTCTCAAATTCTTCCTCTTAGGGGAGACCTTGCTTTTCCTCTTCTTCTTTTCCCTTCCGGACTTTTTGTCTTCGGTCTTCCCCGAGGCCCTCGTTCGCTACTCCTTCAGTCTTTCTACCTTTCTCTGGCTTTCGGTGGGCCTCTTCTTCTTAAGCCTTCTGGCCGCCCTTTCCCGCCGCTGACCCCCCTCTTGCAAC
This portion of the Thermosulfurimonas marina genome encodes:
- the ileS gene encoding isoleucine--tRNA ligase produces the protein MEWKKTLNLPQTDFPMKGKLPQREPEFLRFWESLKLYQKLNQREGPLFVLHDGPPYANGRIHMGTALNKVLKDIILKSRRMMGFRAPYVPGWDCHGLPIELNVERELGVRRGELPKNEIRQHCRAYAERFIHIQREEFRRLGVLGDWENPYLTMSPDYEATIAREFVRFLSSGQVYRRKKPVFWCTHCVTALAEAEVEYYDHRSPSVYVKFPLAKDALEALGLSEPAAVLIWTTTPWTLPANLAVALHPEFDYVLVRWPGEEPLLLAEGRLSALCAELSRDLPEILLRVDPRKLEGRHAQHPFYERESLFILADYVTLEAGTGCVHIAPGHGEEDYESGLRYGLEVYSPVDDTGHFLPDLPLFGGLKIWKANPRILDLLRKKGRLLFAEEITHSYPHCWRCKKPVIFRATEQWFISMEAKGLREKALRAIEEVRWIPRWGRERIRGMVEKRPDWCLSRQRAWGVPLTVFTCTSCGEILREEKYYAKVLSLFEKEGTDPWFERSAAELLPEGTRCPACGGTDFRKEEDILDVWFDSGVSFAAVLERRPELSFPADLYLEGSDQHRGWFQSSLLCAVGTRGKAPYKAVLTHGFVVDGQGRKMSKSLGNVIHPQDIIERYGAEILRLWVASEDYREDIRLSEEILRRLVEAYRKIRNTGRYLLGVLYDFDPERHLLSWEELPEFERYLLFRLGEVIRRVRRAYEEYEFHIAVQEIHRFCVVELSALSIDINRDRLYCEHPDSPRRRAAQTALYHALEALVRLAAPILSFTAEDLYQHFPFPRKTESVHLLSFPEVTWPDPGPEFAQRWEKLLSLRGEITRALEIARKDKDLIGNSLEAQVLARVPGDLQEFFTDPSWWAYFTIVSDFRLADQLPDPEEGEVLYRSEEFPGLEILVCRAPGAKCERCWQWREEVGRQEIPGLCGRCAEVVRRLREEGRLKEEA
- the lspA gene encoding signal peptidase II encodes the protein MIPLLAFAVAALDLLTKYLLDRGLPPEGLPLIPGFLSLVKVRNQGIAFGLFREASLGLFWTLAGLAVAGLILWLGRTEKDRGKRVALGLIAGGALGNGIDRLWHGAVFDFVDLHLGPYHWPAFNLADAAIVLGLLLYLLRWKA